The window CAAACGGTTATCATTTAGTGCTATTCCCCTTGCGAACATGAGGTGTTTTATAAAAACCTGTTAACAGTTTTGAAACTTAACCGGTAGGATGTTACCCGTAACTTTATTGTTCCTTTCGCATTAACATCAGGTAACCCATGAAACGACAAATTCCGGCTGAAACCGTTTCTGTAACCAAAAATGGAACCGGTTCCACCCGCAGAGAATTCCTCTTTGCAACCCTTGGTCTGACGCTCACCAGCGTGGTCGCAACCCTGCCGGGCAGGGCCTTCGCCGCCAGTGTCATCAGTGGCAGCGATGCCGTAAAGCAGTTCATCAGCATCTCCCAGGCCATCACCGAGCATAAGCATCTTGATACGGTGCTGGCCGCGCGTTTTTTTCAGGCATTCAGTCAACGTGATGCGCAGTTTGGCCCGCGTCTGACCCAGCTGGCGCTGCTGCTGCAACACGGTATGACCGCACAGCAGTTGCTTGATCAGGCCGATAAAGCCGGTCTGCACGATTTCCTCTACCAAATCGTTACCGCCTGGTACACCGGTACGGTGGGCGATGACTATCACGGCACCCTGGTCGCCTATAAACAGGCGCTGATGTATCAAACCGTCAGCGATGGCCTGATTGTGCCGACTTATTGCGGTAACGGTCCGATCTGGTGGACCGCACCGATTCCGGATGAGCACAGCAGTCTCATTGACTCGCTATAAATTTCTCTTGCATAAAAAACGACGAAAATCATGAAAAAACCTATTTTTTCTGCGCAGGGTGATGCTACCGCAGACATTGTTATTGTTGGATCCGGAGTGGTGGGCGGCTTGATGGCGAATGAGCTGGTCAGCCAGGGCTATTCCGTACTGGTACTGGAAGCAGGTTTACGTATTGATCGGGCGCAGGCGGTGGAAAACTGGCGCAACATGCCGTTTGCTAACCGTGCTGGCTCCGATTTCCAGGGGTTATATCCGCAGTCAAAATTTGCCCCGGCACCGCTTTATTTCCCACCGAATAACTATGTGAATGTCACCGGCCCGAATGCTGCCAGCTTTCAGCAGGGCTACCTGCGTACCGTTGGCGGCACCACCTGGCACTGGGCGGCATCGTGCTGGCGTCACCATCCCAGCGATTTTGTCATGCAGTCCAAATATGGCGTGGGTCGCGACTGGCCAATCAGCTATGACGAGCTGGAACCCTGGTATTGCCGGGCGGAAAACGAAATCGGCGTGGCAGGCCCAAATAATGTGGCGATGCAATCGCCTGCGGAACGCAGCCAGCCGTATCCGATGGATATGGTGCCTTTCGCCCACGGTGATAATTACTTTGCCAGCGTGGTTAACCCGCATGGTTACAACCTGGTTCCTATCCCTCAGGGACGCAGCACGCGCCCGTGGGAGGGACGTCCTACCTGCTGTGGTAACAATAACTGCCAGCCGATTTGCCCTATCGGGGCGATGTACAACGGTATTCACCATATCGAACGTGCGGAACGGGCCGGTGCGGTGGTGCTGGCCGAAGCGGTGGTTTACAAAATTGATACCGATGGCAATAACCGCGTAACGGCGGTGCACTGGAAAGACAGCTCCGGCGCGTCACATAAAGCCACGGGCAAAGCGTTTGCGCTGGCCTGCAACG is drawn from Pantoea cypripedii and contains these coding sequences:
- a CDS encoding GMC family oxidoreductase; this translates as MKKPIFSAQGDATADIVIVGSGVVGGLMANELVSQGYSVLVLEAGLRIDRAQAVENWRNMPFANRAGSDFQGLYPQSKFAPAPLYFPPNNYVNVTGPNAASFQQGYLRTVGGTTWHWAASCWRHHPSDFVMQSKYGVGRDWPISYDELEPWYCRAENEIGVAGPNNVAMQSPAERSQPYPMDMVPFAHGDNYFASVVNPHGYNLVPIPQGRSTRPWEGRPTCCGNNNCQPICPIGAMYNGIHHIERAERAGAVVLAEAVVYKIDTDGNNRVTAVHWKDSSGASHKATGKAFALACNGIETPRLLLMAANGGNPNGIANGSDMVGRNMMDHSGFHCSFLTEEPVWLGRGPAQSSCMVGYRDGDFRRDYSANKMILNNISRVVAATQQALKKGLVGKALDEEIRYRSIHSVDISISLEPLPDPENRLTLSKTRKDPHGLPCPDIYYDVGDYVRKGAEVSHAQLEHIGQLFNGKEFNISKGLNANNHIMGGVIMGKSGKDAVVDGNCRAFDHENLWLPGGGAIPSASVVNSTLTMAALGLKAAQDIAQRMRTMA
- a CDS encoding sugar dehydrogenase complex small subunit; this translates as MKRQIPAETVSVTKNGTGSTRREFLFATLGLTLTSVVATLPGRAFAASVISGSDAVKQFISISQAITEHKHLDTVLAARFFQAFSQRDAQFGPRLTQLALLLQHGMTAQQLLDQADKAGLHDFLYQIVTAWYTGTVGDDYHGTLVAYKQALMYQTVSDGLIVPTYCGNGPIWWTAPIPDEHSSLIDSL